A window of the Streptomyces sp. JB150 genome harbors these coding sequences:
- a CDS encoding DUF4190 domain-containing protein, whose translation MASYGSSSAASSGSRTNGLAIASLSCGVIGLFFLNLILGPLAIIFGVVARRQAAVKNGAGMAKAGIILGVVDVVLWLVLLAVAASNDGFSWYVGG comes from the coding sequence ATGGCGAGTTACGGCAGTTCCTCTGCCGCGTCCTCCGGGTCGCGCACCAACGGCCTGGCGATCGCGAGTCTGTCCTGCGGTGTCATCGGGCTGTTCTTCCTCAACCTCATCCTCGGGCCGCTGGCCATCATCTTCGGTGTCGTGGCCCGGCGCCAGGCGGCGGTGAAGAACGGCGCCGGGATGGCGAAGGCGGGCATCATCCTCGGTGTCGTCGACGTGGTGCTGTGGCTGGTGCTGCTGGCCGTCGCGGCCAGCAACGACGGCTTCAGCTGGTACGTGGGCGGCTAG
- a CDS encoding FG-GAP-like repeat-containing protein — protein sequence MPYRLCARGRSAAYTVVLFTIALSVLLTGLLPVGTAQAADGTTSAATATGKATATATTKATEATTETEPSASAPAADDCPTLPLAPFGDPGSAVGEAAVPADGSACFTFTAEQPGLHRVLTERGGAAAQVFDGETQVDCYDHTWGEGWCALPRAGAFTLKLVRTGWGTEPLDTHVTVTPLAATTGCARETGTSWDLPPVTGSAVSPFGLVCHPFTGKAGERIETDFRTDTYGQFTHWITDESGAHICPQYNEDDSEGCVLPGDGPYRVLGHVRDAERGFPAPYTLTIRRLSDPDGCARVPVNAYGSAPTAVDPDTGCKVFTAREGGRYSVYAVADGSRTGLAVYDREGKAVCAGCPLPAGDYTVFTDEATLILDRASTAGCESAELGTHVGTFATAGETDCLTLPLPEGARMAALTPLSGPAPQPEVVVVDADGVQRCNGETLGEGTCALTGAAPFRALVSADDSDTATGTYRVALHRTDAANGCPVLPAGDFTADGPAARLRTGDGVFSRCLSIPADDHSATENLQLRAVSGGSTAEFSVLDADGKQVCTVYPSLSAWTTCALTPGAAHTVLVTGRDTAAEYTLARRDVTATAKGCAANPATAVGGPSTGGTPAAPGLLVCRQVTTADAGDTLHLDVRDPLGNANLLAYDAEGDVVCSYRNKACAVTGSTSYQVLVTVPTNRTSAESYRFDALRIATSAGPAAECAEVPNVSYGYGPVTGTLDEQHTAVCAALPTSHDDRFDFEVSDTAGGTHTAVPALYDASLDNNCVLSVPSGYQCYVNEPYTKDVTPSILVIGLPERASQTAFKAELTCTFGLCGTETVSVGTVTPTTGAVGDKATVTVTGTALHEDDKVRISRSGKTVESTTVSVAADRTSLKAVLDLTGLTAGDWYLSVITHNGWEYPRGSFTVTPGPLENTAAPTVTGTPQVGARLTAKPGSWSPTPDSYAYQWKADGQAISGATAATYQVPASLRGKKLTVAVTARKSGWPSATAESAARVITAAPRDHAGTGAVPDGAGDLLTLSSSGALTFQHGSGTGAFSGKTSGSGWSTSIRAIPFGDVNGDRCNDVLVRMTDGTLRAYRPGCGKAVTPSTPYVSLGTGWNQYNVLTSPGDVTGDGRADLITRNASTGTVYLHKGTSDGKLTARVKLYDNWKSHKKIVGAGDLNGDGRGDLLVQDSSNELWRYHGTGTGTFTARVKVFNDWGASYNAVVGVGDITRDGKADLVSRDTSGNVWRSSGDGKGSFAARVKIATGWQGYKGLF from the coding sequence ATGCCCTACCGCTTGTGTGCGCGCGGAAGATCCGCGGCGTACACCGTCGTCCTGTTCACCATCGCGCTCTCGGTGCTGCTGACGGGCTTGCTGCCGGTCGGTACGGCACAGGCGGCCGACGGCACCACGTCCGCTGCGACGGCCACCGGAAAGGCCACCGCGACGGCCACCACGAAAGCCACCGAAGCAACCACCGAGACGGAGCCCTCCGCTTCCGCCCCCGCCGCCGACGACTGCCCCACCCTCCCCCTCGCCCCCTTCGGCGACCCGGGTTCCGCGGTCGGCGAGGCCGCCGTCCCCGCGGACGGCAGCGCCTGCTTCACGTTCACCGCCGAGCAGCCCGGCCTGCACCGCGTCCTGACCGAGCGCGGCGGAGCGGCCGCCCAGGTCTTCGACGGTGAGACGCAGGTGGACTGCTACGACCACACGTGGGGCGAGGGCTGGTGCGCGCTGCCGCGGGCCGGTGCCTTCACGCTGAAGCTCGTCCGCACCGGCTGGGGCACCGAGCCCCTCGACACCCACGTGACCGTCACCCCGCTCGCCGCCACCACCGGGTGCGCGCGGGAGACCGGCACGTCCTGGGACCTCCCGCCGGTCACCGGCTCCGCGGTGTCCCCGTTCGGCCTCGTGTGCCACCCGTTCACGGGCAAGGCCGGCGAGCGGATCGAGACCGACTTCCGGACCGACACCTACGGCCAGTTCACGCACTGGATCACCGACGAGTCGGGTGCGCACATCTGCCCGCAGTACAACGAGGACGACAGCGAGGGATGCGTCCTGCCCGGCGACGGGCCGTACCGCGTGCTGGGGCACGTCCGGGACGCCGAGCGCGGCTTCCCGGCCCCGTACACCCTGACGATCCGCCGGCTGTCCGACCCGGACGGCTGTGCGCGCGTGCCCGTGAACGCGTACGGCTCCGCGCCCACCGCCGTGGACCCGGACACCGGCTGCAAGGTCTTCACCGCCCGGGAGGGGGGCCGCTACAGCGTGTACGCGGTGGCCGACGGGTCCCGTACCGGCCTCGCCGTGTACGACCGTGAGGGGAAGGCCGTGTGCGCCGGCTGCCCCCTGCCCGCCGGGGACTACACCGTCTTCACCGACGAGGCCACGCTCATCCTCGACCGCGCCTCGACCGCCGGCTGCGAGAGCGCGGAACTCGGCACCCACGTGGGCACCTTCGCCACGGCGGGCGAGACCGACTGCCTGACCCTGCCGCTGCCCGAGGGCGCCCGGATGGCCGCGCTGACGCCGCTGAGCGGGCCCGCGCCGCAGCCGGAGGTCGTGGTCGTCGACGCCGACGGCGTCCAGCGGTGCAACGGGGAGACGCTCGGCGAGGGCACCTGCGCGCTGACCGGCGCCGCCCCGTTCCGCGCCCTGGTGTCCGCCGACGACAGCGACACGGCGACCGGCACCTACCGCGTCGCCCTGCACCGCACGGACGCGGCGAACGGCTGCCCGGTCCTCCCGGCGGGTGATTTCACCGCCGACGGTCCCGCCGCCCGGCTCCGCACCGGCGACGGGGTCTTCTCGCGCTGCCTGTCCATCCCGGCCGACGACCACAGCGCGACCGAGAACCTGCAGCTGCGCGCCGTCTCCGGTGGGTCCACCGCCGAGTTCTCGGTGCTGGACGCCGACGGCAAGCAGGTGTGCACCGTGTACCCGTCCCTGTCGGCCTGGACCACCTGCGCCCTGACGCCCGGTGCCGCGCACACGGTGCTGGTCACCGGCCGCGACACCGCCGCCGAGTACACCCTCGCCCGGCGTGACGTCACCGCGACCGCCAAGGGCTGCGCGGCGAACCCGGCGACCGCGGTGGGCGGCCCGTCCACCGGCGGCACTCCGGCCGCCCCCGGCCTGCTGGTGTGCCGCCAGGTGACCACCGCCGACGCCGGTGACACCCTGCACCTCGACGTCCGCGACCCGCTGGGCAACGCCAACCTCCTGGCGTACGACGCGGAGGGCGACGTCGTGTGCTCGTACCGCAACAAGGCGTGCGCGGTCACCGGCTCCACCAGCTACCAGGTCCTCGTCACCGTCCCGACGAACCGGACGTCCGCCGAGTCCTACCGCTTCGACGCCCTGCGCATCGCGACGTCCGCCGGACCGGCCGCCGAGTGCGCCGAGGTCCCCAACGTCAGCTACGGGTACGGACCGGTCACCGGCACCCTCGACGAGCAGCACACCGCGGTGTGCGCGGCGCTGCCCACCTCGCACGACGACCGGTTCGACTTCGAGGTCAGCGACACCGCGGGCGGCACGCACACGGCCGTGCCCGCGCTCTACGACGCGAGCCTGGACAACAACTGCGTGCTGTCCGTCCCGAGCGGCTACCAGTGCTACGTGAACGAGCCGTACACGAAGGACGTCACGCCGAGCATCCTGGTCATCGGCCTGCCGGAGCGGGCGTCGCAGACCGCCTTCAAGGCGGAGCTGACCTGCACGTTCGGGCTGTGCGGCACCGAGACCGTCAGCGTCGGCACGGTCACCCCGACCACCGGCGCCGTCGGCGACAAGGCCACGGTGACCGTGACCGGCACCGCCCTGCACGAGGACGACAAGGTCCGCATCAGCCGGTCCGGGAAGACGGTCGAGTCCACCACCGTCTCGGTGGCCGCCGACCGCACGTCCCTGAAGGCCGTCCTGGACCTGACCGGGCTCACGGCGGGCGACTGGTACCTCAGCGTCATCACCCACAACGGCTGGGAGTACCCGCGCGGCTCCTTCACCGTCACCCCGGGCCCGCTGGAGAACACGGCCGCCCCGACCGTGACCGGTACCCCCCAGGTCGGCGCCCGGCTCACCGCTAAGCCGGGCTCGTGGTCGCCGACGCCGGACTCGTACGCCTACCAGTGGAAGGCGGACGGCCAGGCGATCTCGGGGGCCACCGCCGCCACGTACCAGGTGCCCGCCTCGCTGCGCGGCAAGAAGCTGACCGTGGCCGTCACCGCCCGCAAGAGCGGCTGGCCAAGCGCGACGGCCGAGTCCGCCGCGCGGGTGATCACGGCGGCGCCCCGCGACCACGCGGGCACCGGTGCGGTGCCGGACGGCGCCGGGGACCTGCTGACGCTCAGCTCAAGCGGCGCGCTCACCTTCCAGCACGGCTCCGGCACGGGCGCCTTCTCGGGCAAGACCAGCGGCTCCGGCTGGTCCACCTCGATCAGGGCGATCCCCTTCGGGGACGTCAACGGCGACCGGTGCAACGACGTGCTGGTGCGAATGACCGACGGCACCCTGCGTGCCTACCGGCCGGGCTGCGGCAAGGCGGTCACCCCGTCGACGCCGTACGTGTCGCTGGGCACCGGCTGGAACCAGTACAACGTGCTGACCTCACCGGGCGACGTCACCGGTGACGGCCGGGCGGACCTGATCACGCGCAACGCCTCCACCGGCACGGTGTACCTGCACAAGGGCACCAGCGACGGCAAGCTCACGGCGCGCGTGAAGCTCTACGACAACTGGAAGAGCCACAAGAAGATCGTCGGGGCCGGTGACCTCAACGGCGACGGCCGCGGCGACCTGCTCGTCCAGGACTCCTCGAACGAGCTGTGGCGCTACCACGGCACGGGCACGGGCACGTTCACCGCCCGCGTGAAGGTCTTCAACGACTGGGGCGCGTCGTACAACGCCGTCGTCGGCGTCGGCGACATCACCCGTGACGGCAAGGCCGACCTCGTCTCCCGCGACACCTCCGGGAACGTGTGGCGCAGCAGCGGCGACGGCAAGGGCTCGTTCGCCGCCCGCGTGAAGATCGCCACCGGATGGCAGGGATACAAGGGTCTGTTCTGA
- a CDS encoding SCO5918 family protein codes for MRCVIARFPFDLIKSEVEQSMSGIKAEPVTGLAVTINRRAYPVMQVGEVITRQSRRDFTSGEMRRALTRLGFTVHEAPAVTPSTSAGTGTGHDEGVLGW; via the coding sequence ATGCGCTGTGTCATCGCCCGTTTCCCCTTCGACCTCATCAAGAGCGAGGTCGAGCAGTCGATGAGCGGAATCAAGGCCGAACCCGTCACCGGCCTGGCCGTCACCATCAACCGCCGCGCCTATCCGGTGATGCAGGTCGGCGAGGTCATCACCCGGCAGAGCCGCCGCGACTTCACCTCCGGCGAGATGCGCCGCGCCCTGACCCGGCTGGGCTTCACCGTCCACGAGGCCCCCGCCGTCACGCCGAGCACGAGCGCGGGCACGGGCACGGGTCACGACGAGGGTGTCCTGGGCTGGTGA
- a CDS encoding CBS domain-containing protein: MDAPGPQVDDHMTVDVALSVLIGARVPHLLLQDEDGRCVGLVTLTQLSAHRGGSWYSDRTRLRDIPLDRGPFTSSGAVLGEAEAAMRGRALDVSPVIDEHGYALGVLALTS; this comes from the coding sequence ATGGACGCTCCCGGGCCCCAGGTCGACGACCACATGACCGTCGACGTGGCGCTGTCCGTGCTCATCGGGGCCCGTGTCCCGCATCTGCTGCTCCAGGACGAGGACGGGCGGTGCGTGGGACTGGTCACCCTGACCCAGCTCTCCGCGCACCGCGGCGGCTCCTGGTACAGCGACCGGACGCGGCTGCGGGACATCCCGCTCGACCGCGGGCCGTTCACCTCGTCCGGTGCCGTGCTCGGCGAGGCCGAAGCGGCCATGCGGGGCCGGGCGCTGGACGTGTCCCCCGTGATCGACGAGCACGGATACGCCCTGGGCGTCCTCGCCCTCACCTCCTGA
- a CDS encoding FG-GAP-like repeat-containing protein: MARRALGRAATAAAVSFTLAVGLAPLTAGIAHGETVAGEVLVPATTARLPETRLLGAGPSGFLRYEYGRGHVWTTYAGADTVVDAAGTPYDLTAHGVGSDVVARHDASAGTVTLRDMATGTSRTVVLPAGHRYFTSLGWTVVTLAGTLGTDARWHLLDTREDGSFEDRPVEGVPDGITWTAGASGALGDPKGQVVTYRAGGKAYTSWLDVAQGRLLPLPYTAEYPSGFVLTPTHLLWWEDHGEAAIASRADLTAAPRTLSIPGGDVQLLGTVGDFVVVSRYDETLGGYDVGLPLWRVEAIAADGSTTRTLLDRSFGRGLPTPDGGLLVPGGTDAEDWGVWLVETAGGAAGGPTVRRIADGTLREQHHTVSQLTLSQGRLNTLEKDPGRGWTYLHTREIDVTGSLTPGERTTRGRVIPENYANERPRLHETGDGRTVVSGHGTTTAQQPHVLGPAQPMPGTRIDASRVYESVSAAGGRFAALRAPYSGDSAQTSVVDLDTGRTVYTTTEGVAAIWGTTLWLHDGNDSVVPVDLTTGQRGDAVWFGKGCLLNDFQAVGRWLLWTCVGGLEAQGVYDTATRTSRTLVADSGWEQAQLGDGFVATVRDGQLQVTDVRGQTPVSHTAGPFEWDTWDVDPYTGVIAQHRGDGSVRLTPSGVPVSALAQLDATVAASADVKGGTGQWAPKWWLNKPAASWQLTIRHKATGTAVRTLGGGQARGVVAPAWNGKDGSGRLVPNGTYTWTLTAAPADAHGPALTRSGTLKLSGAAAVARDFAGSDGIGDLLTLNGSGGLTYQRGDGAGKFSAKTTGTGWPTTLKAVPYGDLNGDRCNDVLIRLSSGALRAYKPGCGKALTTSTPYTSLGTSGWTQYDVLTSPGDLTGDGRADLIARQASTGAVYLFKATSSGTLSARTKLYADWSGYKKIIGAGDLNGDGRGDLLAQDKSNELWRYDGTGTGTFKTRVKVFSDWGASYNAVVGVGDITGDAKADLVSRDTSGDVWRSTGNGKGSFAARVRIASGWQGYKGLF, from the coding sequence ATGGCCAGACGCGCGCTCGGACGTGCCGCGACCGCCGCCGCCGTTTCTTTCACGCTCGCCGTGGGCCTCGCCCCGCTGACGGCCGGCATCGCGCACGGCGAGACGGTCGCCGGAGAGGTCCTGGTGCCCGCCACCACGGCCCGGCTCCCCGAGACACGGCTGCTGGGCGCGGGCCCCTCCGGGTTCCTCCGCTACGAGTACGGCCGCGGGCACGTGTGGACGACGTACGCCGGCGCCGACACGGTCGTCGACGCGGCCGGGACGCCGTACGACCTCACCGCGCACGGCGTCGGCTCGGACGTCGTCGCCCGCCACGACGCGTCGGCCGGCACCGTGACGCTGCGGGACATGGCGACCGGCACCTCCCGCACGGTCGTGCTCCCGGCGGGGCACAGGTACTTCACCAGCCTCGGCTGGACGGTCGTCACCCTGGCCGGCACGCTCGGCACCGACGCCCGCTGGCACCTGCTGGACACCCGGGAGGACGGCTCCTTCGAGGACCGCCCGGTGGAGGGCGTCCCCGACGGCATCACGTGGACGGCCGGGGCGAGCGGCGCGCTGGGCGACCCGAAGGGACAGGTCGTCACCTACCGCGCGGGCGGCAAGGCGTACACGAGCTGGCTGGACGTCGCCCAGGGCCGGCTGCTCCCGCTGCCGTACACCGCCGAATACCCCTCCGGTTTCGTCCTCACCCCCACCCACCTGCTGTGGTGGGAGGACCACGGCGAGGCCGCCATCGCCTCCCGCGCCGACCTGACCGCCGCCCCGCGCACCCTGTCGATCCCCGGCGGCGACGTGCAACTGCTCGGCACGGTCGGTGACTTCGTCGTCGTCTCCCGGTACGACGAGACCCTCGGCGGATACGACGTGGGGCTGCCGTTGTGGCGCGTCGAGGCGATCGCCGCGGACGGCTCCACGACCAGGACCCTCCTCGACCGGTCGTTCGGGCGCGGGCTGCCGACCCCGGACGGCGGGCTGCTGGTGCCGGGCGGCACCGACGCGGAGGACTGGGGCGTCTGGCTCGTCGAGACCGCCGGCGGCGCCGCGGGCGGACCGACGGTGCGCCGGATCGCCGACGGCACCCTGCGGGAGCAGCACCACACCGTCTCCCAGCTGACCCTGTCCCAGGGCCGGCTGAACACCCTGGAGAAGGACCCGGGGCGCGGATGGACCTACCTGCACACCCGTGAGATCGACGTCACCGGCTCCCTGACGCCCGGCGAGCGCACCACGCGGGGCCGGGTGATCCCGGAGAACTACGCGAACGAGCGCCCGCGCCTGCACGAGACCGGTGACGGCCGCACGGTCGTCTCCGGCCACGGCACGACCACCGCCCAGCAGCCGCACGTCCTCGGCCCCGCCCAGCCGATGCCCGGCACCCGGATCGACGCCTCGCGCGTTTACGAGTCGGTGTCCGCCGCCGGCGGCCGCTTCGCCGCGCTGCGGGCCCCCTACAGCGGCGACTCGGCGCAGACGTCGGTCGTCGACCTGGACACCGGGCGCACCGTGTACACGACGACCGAGGGCGTCGCCGCGATCTGGGGCACCACCCTGTGGCTGCACGACGGCAACGACAGCGTGGTCCCCGTCGACCTCACGACCGGGCAGCGCGGCGACGCCGTCTGGTTCGGCAAGGGCTGTCTCCTCAACGACTTCCAGGCCGTCGGCCGCTGGCTGCTGTGGACGTGCGTGGGCGGCCTGGAGGCCCAGGGCGTCTACGACACCGCCACCCGGACCAGCCGGACCCTCGTGGCCGACTCCGGCTGGGAGCAGGCCCAGCTCGGCGACGGCTTCGTCGCCACCGTGCGCGACGGGCAGCTCCAGGTGACCGACGTGCGCGGTCAGACGCCCGTGTCGCACACCGCCGGGCCGTTCGAGTGGGACACCTGGGACGTCGACCCGTACACCGGTGTCATCGCCCAGCACCGCGGCGACGGCTCCGTCCGCCTGACCCCCAGCGGCGTCCCGGTCTCCGCCCTCGCCCAGCTCGACGCCACCGTCGCCGCCTCCGCCGACGTCAAGGGCGGCACCGGGCAGTGGGCCCCCAAGTGGTGGCTGAACAAGCCGGCCGCCTCCTGGCAGCTGACGATCAGGCACAAGGCCACCGGTACGGCCGTGCGCACCCTCGGCGGCGGCCAGGCCCGCGGCGTCGTCGCCCCTGCCTGGAACGGCAAGGACGGCTCCGGCCGGCTCGTGCCCAACGGCACCTACACCTGGACGCTGACCGCCGCCCCCGCCGACGCCCACGGCCCGGCCCTGACCCGGTCCGGCACGCTGAAGCTGAGCGGCGCCGCCGCCGTGGCCCGGGACTTCGCCGGCTCCGACGGCATCGGCGACCTGCTCACCCTGAACGGCTCCGGCGGCCTGACCTACCAACGCGGCGACGGTGCCGGGAAGTTCTCCGCCAAGACCACCGGCACCGGCTGGCCCACCACCCTCAAGGCGGTGCCCTACGGCGACCTGAACGGCGACCGCTGCAACGACGTCCTGATCCGGCTCTCCAGCGGCGCCCTGCGCGCCTACAAGCCCGGCTGCGGCAAGGCGCTCACGACGTCCACGCCGTACACGTCCCTCGGCACCTCCGGCTGGACCCAGTACGACGTCCTGACCTCGCCCGGGGACCTCACCGGCGACGGCCGCGCCGACCTGATCGCCCGCCAGGCGTCGACCGGCGCCGTGTACCTCTTCAAGGCCACCAGCAGCGGCACCCTCTCCGCGCGCACCAAGCTGTACGCCGACTGGAGCGGCTACAAGAAGATCATCGGCGCCGGCGACCTGAACGGCGACGGCCGCGGCGACCTCCTCGCCCAGGACAAGTCCAACGAGCTGTGGCGCTACGACGGCACCGGCACCGGCACCTTCAAGACCCGCGTGAAGGTCTTCAGCGACTGGGGCGCGTCCTACAACGCCGTCGTCGGCGTCGGTGACATCACCGGCGACGCCAAGGCCGACCTCGTCTCCCGCGACACCTCCGGCGACGTGTGGCGCAGCACCGGCAACGGCAAGGGCTCGTTCGCGGCGCGGGTGCGGATCGCGAGCGGATGGCAGGGGTACAAGGGGCTCTTCTGA
- a CDS encoding DEAD/DEAH box helicase — MNRTRGTGAGNGSGRFRAQDSSRQSGGRQHSRPAAGRRNGPAAKPTARRQEFALPVALTEPLPAVAAFAELDMPAPLLAALGTEGVTVPFPIQAATLPNSLAGRDVLGRGRTGSGKTLAFGLAVLSRLDGQRAQPRQPLGLVLVPTRELAQQVTDALTPYARAARLRLATVVGGMAISRQANALRAGAEVVVATPGRLKDLIDRGDCRLDQVTVTVLDEADQMTDMGFMPQVTALLDQVGSGGQRLLFSATLDRNIDLLVRRYLHDPVVHSVDPSAGAVNTMEHHLLHVLDADKHTTATEIAARDGRVIMFLDTKHAVDRLTKHLLSVGVRASALHGGKSQPQRNRTLAQFKDGHVSVLVATNVAARGIHVDDLGLVVNVDPPGDHKDYLHRGGRTARAGESGTVVTLVLPHQRRAVDRLMADAGITARTARVRPGEAELHRITGARTPSGVPVTITVPAAEQSGGTGSGGRGRGRGGRPGQRGQRGGRGARTAGRGSGGGSGAGPTGGSARRSAPRSNP, encoded by the coding sequence ATGAACCGCACCCGTGGTACCGGGGCCGGCAACGGCTCCGGCCGCTTCCGTGCCCAGGATTCGAGCCGGCAGTCGGGTGGCCGGCAGCACTCGCGCCCGGCCGCCGGACGCCGTAACGGCCCCGCAGCGAAGCCCACCGCCCGCCGCCAGGAGTTCGCCCTCCCGGTCGCGCTCACCGAGCCGCTGCCCGCGGTCGCGGCCTTCGCCGAGCTGGACATGCCGGCGCCGCTGCTGGCCGCGCTGGGCACCGAGGGCGTCACCGTGCCGTTCCCGATCCAGGCGGCCACCCTGCCGAACTCGCTGGCCGGCCGGGACGTCCTGGGCCGCGGCCGTACGGGCTCCGGCAAGACCCTCGCCTTCGGCCTGGCCGTACTGTCCCGGCTCGACGGGCAGCGGGCCCAGCCCCGGCAGCCGCTCGGCCTGGTGCTCGTGCCCACGCGGGAACTGGCCCAGCAGGTCACCGACGCGCTCACCCCCTACGCCCGCGCCGCGCGGCTGCGGCTCGCCACCGTCGTCGGCGGCATGGCGATCAGCCGCCAGGCGAACGCGCTGCGCGCCGGCGCCGAGGTCGTCGTGGCCACGCCCGGCCGCCTGAAGGACCTCATCGACCGGGGTGACTGCCGGCTCGACCAGGTCACCGTCACGGTGCTGGACGAGGCCGACCAGATGACCGACATGGGCTTCATGCCGCAGGTCACCGCGCTGCTCGACCAGGTCGGTTCCGGCGGCCAGCGGCTGCTGTTCTCGGCCACGCTCGACCGCAACATCGACCTTCTCGTGCGCCGCTACCTGCACGACCCCGTGGTGCACTCGGTCGACCCGTCCGCCGGTGCCGTCAACACCATGGAGCACCATCTGCTGCACGTGCTCGACGCGGACAAGCACACCACCGCGACCGAGATCGCCGCCCGTGACGGGCGGGTGATCATGTTCCTCGACACCAAGCACGCGGTGGACCGGCTGACCAAGCACCTGCTCTCCGTCGGCGTACGCGCGTCGGCCCTGCACGGCGGAAAGTCCCAGCCGCAGCGCAACCGGACCCTCGCCCAGTTCAAGGACGGGCACGTCTCCGTGCTCGTCGCCACCAACGTGGCCGCGCGCGGCATCCACGTCGACGACCTGGGTCTCGTCGTGAACGTCGACCCGCCCGGCGACCACAAGGACTACCTGCACCGCGGCGGCCGCACCGCCCGCGCGGGCGAGTCCGGCACCGTCGTCACCCTCGTCCTGCCGCACCAGCGCCGCGCGGTGGACCGGCTGATGGCCGACGCCGGGATCACCGCCCGCACGGCCCGCGTCCGTCCGGGCGAGGCCGAGCTGCACCGCATCACCGGCGCCCGCACGCCCTCCGGCGTGCCCGTCACCATCACCGTGCCCGCCGCCGAGCAGAGCGGCGGCACGGGCTCCGGCGGCCGCGGTCGCGGCCGGGGCGGACGCCCCGGGCAGCGCGGCCAGCGCGGCGGCCGGGGAGCCCGCACCGCCGGCCGCGGCAGCGGCGGGGGCAGCGGCGCGGGACCGACGGGCGGGTCGGCTCGCCGGTCGGCGCCGAGGAGCAATCCGTAG
- a CDS encoding cold-shock protein — translation MASGTVKWFNAEKGFGFIEQDGGGADVFAHYSNIATSGFRELQEGQKVTFDVTQGQKGPQAENIVPA, via the coding sequence ATGGCATCTGGCACCGTGAAGTGGTTCAACGCGGAAAAGGGCTTCGGCTTCATCGAGCAGGACGGCGGCGGCGCTGACGTGTTCGCCCACTACTCGAACATCGCCACCTCCGGCTTCCGCGAGCTTCAGGAAGGCCAGAAGGTTACCTTCGACGTCACGCAGGGCCAGAAGGGCCCGCAGGCCGAGAACATCGTTCCCGCCTGA
- a CDS encoding ABA4-like family protein — protein MTTFLFELSFWLAAPVWLLMIFAPAWGPTARVAASPWTAVPVLLVYAALAVPVFPELWAAVRSPDLGAFRELTALADGAGAVWAQVVAWDLLVGQWMYREGRRLEIPALVMGPLLVLTILLSPFGLLLFLVGREARTRRRAVERAGTGC, from the coding sequence GTGACCACCTTCCTCTTCGAGCTGTCCTTCTGGCTGGCCGCCCCCGTGTGGCTGCTGATGATCTTCGCGCCGGCCTGGGGCCCGACCGCGCGTGTCGCCGCGTCGCCGTGGACCGCGGTGCCCGTCCTCCTGGTGTACGCCGCCCTCGCCGTACCGGTGTTCCCCGAGCTGTGGGCCGCCGTCCGCAGCCCGGACCTCGGTGCCTTCCGCGAGCTGACCGCCCTCGCCGACGGCGCGGGCGCCGTCTGGGCGCAGGTCGTCGCCTGGGATCTGCTGGTCGGGCAGTGGATGTACCGGGAGGGCCGGCGCCTGGAGATCCCCGCCCTGGTGATGGGGCCGCTGCTGGTCCTGACGATCCTGCTGTCACCGTTCGGGCTGCTGCTGTTCCTGGTGGGCAGGGAGGCGCGGACGCGCCGCCGCGCCGTCGAGCGGGCCGGGACCGGCTGTTAG
- a CDS encoding helix-turn-helix domain-containing protein, whose product MPAENVPVAGHLDDDDYPAYTMGRAADLLGTTPAFLRAVGEAELITPLRSDGGHRRYSRRQLRIAARARELVDQGTPIEAACRIVSLEDQLDEERRRNQDMRRRLDEHGPDI is encoded by the coding sequence ATGCCCGCTGAGAACGTCCCCGTCGCCGGCCACCTCGACGACGACGACTACCCGGCGTACACCATGGGCAGGGCCGCCGACCTGCTCGGTACGACGCCCGCCTTCCTGCGGGCCGTCGGTGAGGCCGAGCTGATCACGCCGCTGCGGTCGGACGGGGGGCACCGCCGGTACTCGCGGCGGCAGCTGCGGATCGCCGCACGCGCCCGCGAGCTGGTGGACCAGGGCACCCCGATCGAGGCCGCCTGCCGGATCGTCTCGCTGGAGGACCAGCTCGACGAGGAGCGCCGCCGCAACCAGGACATGCGGCGCAGGCTGGACGAGCACGGCCCGGATATCTAG